A stretch of Triticum aestivum cultivar Chinese Spring chromosome 1D, IWGSC CS RefSeq v2.1, whole genome shotgun sequence DNA encodes these proteins:
- the LOC123180682 gene encoding uncharacterized protein → MFHAARPPRPTGVSAERGFPQLCGGRMAALPRPSPHPLSPPLAAGGTVVRVRGEAEVARGRRQGGGDGAERQEVAVAAGGDNVAVSGGLVGDSAAGVSGLVALEERGCGGGKLQRKRGLEFPARPPPKRRAVSAVRHFPPGCGRDAPPLIVGGDDDGLPVGTAPSSGARPAGSSAREEGGLSLQTAPANADVPVPEKLTASDSGAPVSDGDHRGPEAAEVKSSDSTERGADLVVKGRGRTRPISRLLAKRRMISANRRFPPGCGMDVVVLPLASRGGDEVGLQLEALPPGGGLGALEDGRCSNVCATAMGTTEAVGKNALDAIVNVQELEEGEIPPEPYQVLQEFPVTHSNIMPELTADGLDEKISVNMLQRKGESVSWEVAEDLKVMNECEGSSPKAASKLSAEAPLKEYLGDTTEAVRKNALDVIVEVQELEEGELPTEPDHVLQENPVTHNNSLHELTAGTLECVVPSMVDAEPPLRHFSNEKIPVNMLEHKGESVSWEVAEDLKVMKKCKGNSPKAASKPPPEDPLKEYLGDKKVSESCSMKSAPLDVEAGVHGDGIMRRMVTFTARNYPEEGNSPKGASKPSPEDPLKEYLVDKKVSESSAPLDVAAGVHGDGIMRRVVSFTARKTSRLPVEANHKSALVNLDRPCSMGKEKESVATMSESFAPTKKLKIKGPSQSKYLPMNTISTSVLHSKEKLKHEEASHLEDDEVLNAIAVEANHKSPLVNLDRPCSMGNVKESVVTMSESFAPRKKLKIKGPAQSKYLPMNTISSKENLKHEEASHLEDDEVLNAIAVHEGKLEMYLNDPSWRHMQHGGQTADARSKVRMICRRFQFICRTIVQAVEQGSLKSRRVDLAADKLIRKLPGFTKQGPIVGKVPGVEIGDEFLYRVELAIVGLHRPYQGGIDTTKDINGMLIAISIVASGGYPDDLSSSGEIIYTGSGGKPAGKKENEDQKLVRGNLALKNCIKTKTPVRVIHGFKGPNREEGSHSKAKEVSIFTYDGLYHVVQCWQEGLAGSRVFKYRLQRISGQPELPLHVAKVLRKSVARPGLCIADISQGKEKIPICVVNNIDAARPASFKYITRIKGSSLTAKRSHQGCDCTNGCSDSASCACVVKNGGEFPFNFNGAVVHAKPLIYECGPSCRCPPSCHSRVSQHGMKIPLEVFRTTKTGWGVRSLRSISAGSFICEYVGELLHSDEANQRMNDEYLFDIGHNYDIWKGMPSVVPGLSSSGPRSVTMDDDRAFTIDAAEYGNIGRFINHSCSPNLYAQNILWDHDDKRVPHIMFFAAENISPLQELTYDYNYEIDHVRDMNGEVKVKYCHCGSPQCRDRLY, encoded by the coding sequence ATGTTCCACGCCGCGCGGCCACCGAGACCGACGGGCGTGTCCGCGGAGCGCGGCTTCCCGCAGCTCTGCGGCGGACGCATGGCCGCGCTTCCTCGACCTTCGCCGCATCCACTTTCTCCTCCTCTCGCCGCGGGCGGGACCGTCGTGCGGGTGCGCGGCGAGGCGGAGGTGGCCCGTGGGCGACGCCAAGGGGGCGGTGACGGAGCGGAGCGCCAGGAGGTGGCGGTTGCGGCGGGAGGGGATAATGTCGCGGTATCCGGCGGTTTGGTTGGGGACAGCGCGGCGGGGGTTTCTGGCCTGGTGGCTCTGGAGGAGAGGGGATGCGGAGGCGGTAAACTACAGAGGAAGAGGGGTTTGGAGTTCCCCGCGCGTCCGCCGCCCAAGCGGAGGGCCGTCTCCGCCGTGCGACACTTTCCACCTGGCTGCGGGAGGGACGCGCCGCCTCTGATcgtgggcggcgacgacgacggtttGCCGGTTGGAACTGCACCTTCCAGTGGTGCTCGTCCCGCGGGCAGCAGTGCCAGAGAGGAGGGTGGCTTGTCGCTGCAAACTGCGCCTGCCAATGCTGATGTGCCTGTGCCGGAGAAGCTGACGGCTTCTGATAGTGGCGCTCCAGTGTCAGATGGGGATCATCGTGGTCCAGAGGCCGCGGAGGTGAAATCTTCGGATAGCACAGAAAGAGGTGCTGATTTGGTGGTGAAAGGCAGGGGAAGGACACGGCCAATCTCGCGATTGCTAGCGAAGCGGAGGATGATATCTGCCAACCGCCGCTTCCCTCCAGGCTGCGGGATGGACGTGGTGGTGCTTCCACTTGCTAGCAGAGGAGGTGATGAGGTTGGTTTGCAGCTTGAAGCCCTGCCTCCTGGTGGTGGTTTGGGTGCATTGGAGGACGGCCGGTGTTCCAATGTGTGTGCCACTGCCATGGGCACTACAGAAGCGGTCGGCAAGAATGCTTTGGATGCAATAGTAAATGTACAGGAACTGGAGGAGGGTGAGATTCCTCCTGAGCCTTATCAGGTCCTCCAAGAGTTTCCAGTTACTCACAGCAATATCATGCCTGAGCTTACGGCTGATGGACTTGATGAAAAAATCTCAGTGAACATGCTGCAGCGCAAGGGGGAGAGTGTATCATGGGAAGTTGCTGAAGATCTCAAGGTGATGAACGAATGCGAAGGCAGTTCACCCAAGGCTGCTAGTAAACTTTCTGCTGAAGCTCCTCTGAAAGAATATCTTGGGGATACTACAGAAGCGGTCCGCAAGAATGCTTTGGATGTAATAGTAGAGGTACAGGAATTGGAGGAAGGTGAGCTTCCTACGGAGCCTGACCATGTCCTCCAAGAGAACCCAGTTACTCACAATAATAGCCTGCATGAGCTTACAGCTGGTACCCTTGAGTGTGTTGTGCCGTCAATGGTTGATGCGGAACCTCCCTTGAGGCATTTTTCTAATGAGAAGATCCCTGTGAACATGTTGGAGCACAAGGGGGAGAGTGTATCATGGGAAGTTGCTGAAGATCTCAAGGTGATGAAAAAATGCAAAGGCAATTCACCCAAGGCTGCTAGTAAACCTCCTCCTGAAGATCCTCTGAAAGAATATCTTGGGGATAAGAAAGTGTCTGAAAGTTGTAGCATGAAAAGTGCACCTCTTGATGTGGAAGCAGGGGTACACGGCGACGGTATCATGAGACGTATGGTAACATTCACAGCTAGAAATTATCCTGAAGAAGGCAATTCACCCAAGGGTGCTAGTAAACCTTCTCCTGAAGATCCTCTGAAAGAATATCTTGTGGATAAGAAAGTGTCTGAAAGTAGTGCACCTCTTGATGTGGCAGCGGGGGTACATGGTGACGGTATCATGAGACGTGTGGTATCATTCACAGCTAGAAAAACATCTCGGTTACCTGTTGAAGCAAATCATAAGTCTGCGCTGGTTAATCTGGATAGACCGTGTTCTATGGGCAAGGAGAAGGAGTCCGTTGCCACTATGAGCGAATCCTTTGCTCCCACGAAGAAGTTAAAGATAAAAGGTCCATCTCAAAGTAAATATCTTCCCATGAATACCATTTCTACATCTGTATTGCATAGCAAGGAAAAATTGAAGCATGAAGAGGCTTCCCACTTGGAAGATGATGAAGTTTTGAATGCAATAGCTGTTGAAGCAAATCATAAGTCCCCGCTGGTTAATCTCGATAGACCATGTTCTATGGGCAATGTGAAGGAGTCTGTTGTCACTATGAGCGAATCCTTTGCTCCCAGGAAGAAGTTAAAGATAAAAGGTCCAGCTCAAAGTAAATATCTTCCCATGAATACCATTTCTAGCAAggaaaatttgaagcatgaagaggCTTCCCACTTGGAAGATGATGAAGTTTTGAATGCAATAGCTGTTCATGAAGGAAAGCTTGAGATGTACCTCAATGATCCCTCATGGCGTCACATGCAACATGGTGGTCAGACCGCTGATGCTCGGAGCAAAGTCAGGATGATTTGCAGAAGGTTTCAGTTTATATGCAGGACTATCGTTCAAGCTGTGGAACAAGGTTCGCTGAAGAGCCGTAGAGTTGATCTTGCCGCTGATAAACTAATCAGAAAATTACCAGGCTTTACCAAACAGGGGCCTATTGTAGGTAAAGTTCCTGGTGTTGAAATTGGTGATGAATTTTTATACAGAGTAGAGTTGGCCATTGTTGGTCTTCACCGCCCGTACCAAGGAGGCATTGACACCACAAAGGATATTAATGGTATGCTTATTGCCATAAGCATTGTTGCGTCTGGAGGTTACCCTGACGACTTGTCGAGCTCAGGTGAAATAATATACACTGGCTCTGGAGGAAAGCCTGCTGGCAAAAAGGAGAATGAGGATCAAAAGCTTGTGCGCGGGAACCTTGCCCTGAAGAATTGTATCAAAACAAAGACGCCTGTCCGAGTAATTCATGGTTTTAAAGGTCCAAATAGAGAGGAAGGTAGTCATTCAAAGGCCAAAGAAGTCTCAATATTTACTTATGATGGGCTCTATCATGTGGTGCAGTGCTGGCAAGAAGGTCTAGCAGGTTCAAGGGTCTTCAAATACAGGTTGCAAAGGATTTCTGGACAACCAGAGTTACCTCTGCATGTTGCTAAAGTGTTGAGAAAGTCTGTAGCGCGTCCTGGCCTGTGCATAGCAGATATATCGCAAGGGAAGGAGAAGATCCCCATCTGTGTGGTCAATAATATTGATGCTGCACGTCCAGCATCATTTAAATACATTACTAGAATCAAAGGTTCATCCTTAACTGCAAAAAGAAGTCATCAGGGTTGTGACTGCACCAATGGCTGCTCAGATTCTGCTAGCTGTGCTTGTGTTGTGAAGAATGGAGGAGAATTCCCATTTAACTTCAATGGTGCAGTTGTCCATGCAAAGCCCCTCATATATGAGTGTGGTCCATCCTGTAGGTGCCCTCCTTCATGCCATAGCAGGGTCAGCCAGCATGGTATGAAAATACCACTGGAAGTATTCAGAACAACCAAGACAGGTTGGGGTGTAAGATCCTTAAGGTCCATCTCTGCTGGCAGCTTTATATGTGAGTATGTTGGTGAGCTGTTGCATAGCGACGAAGCTAACCAGAGAATGAATGACGAATACTTGTTCGACATAGGACATAACTATGATATCTGGAAAGGGATGCCATCAGTTGTTCCAGGTCTGAGTTCTTCTGGCCCTCGCTCTGTGACCATGGACGATGATAGGGCCTTCACAATAGATGCAGCTGAGTATGGTAATATTGGAAGATTCATCAACCATAGCTGTTCACCAAACCTCTACGCACAGAATATTCTTTGGGACCATGACGACAAAAGAGTGCCGCATATCATGTTCTTTGCTGCTGAGAATATTTCACCTCTACAGGAGCTGACTTATGACTATAATTACGAAATAGATCATGTTCGTGACATGAATGGCGAAGTAAAAGTCAAATACTGCCATTGTGGTTCTCCACAGTGCCGCGACAGGCTTTATTAA